One genomic segment of Amycolatopsis sp. WQ 127309 includes these proteins:
- a CDS encoding DHA2 family efflux MFS transporter permease subunit encodes MPQPVRRRVVLAVCCMSLFIVGLDNTIVNLALPSIRRELGASVSSLQWTIDAYTLVLASLLMLSGSTADRIGRRRTFQTGLALFSLGSLLCGIAPNIGSLVAFRALQAIGGSMLNPVALSIVTNIFTEPRERARAIGVWAGVVGLSMAVGPVLGGALVDWAGWRSIFWINVPVGVAAIVLTAVFVPESRSPYPRRLDPVGQLLVIVLLASVTYGIIEGRGAGWGSPEIVGCFVLAAVALTVLLPYERRRRDPLLDLKFFRSVPFSGATLTAVTGLAALSGFLFLNSLYLQDARGLSALDAGLLTLPMAAVTAVFAPLSGRLVGARGPRLPLLVAGAGIAASGIVLSGISPTTPIPVLMLGYVCFGAGFGMLNAPITNAAVSGMPRERAGLAAAVASTSRQIGISLGVAVIGVVVASSDGLPPGTGRTGWVIIAGCGVVVFALGLITTGRWARATAARVSGPDHLGEPVTSASGN; translated from the coding sequence GTGCCTCAGCCGGTCCGGCGGCGGGTGGTCCTCGCCGTCTGCTGCATGAGCCTGTTCATCGTCGGGCTCGACAACACGATCGTGAACCTCGCGCTGCCGTCGATCCGCCGCGAACTGGGCGCGTCGGTGTCCAGTCTGCAGTGGACGATCGACGCCTACACGCTCGTGCTGGCCAGCCTGCTCATGCTCTCGGGCTCGACGGCGGACCGCATCGGCCGTCGCCGGACGTTCCAGACCGGCCTGGCCCTGTTCAGCCTCGGCTCGCTGCTGTGCGGGATCGCGCCGAACATCGGCTCGCTCGTCGCGTTCCGCGCGCTGCAGGCGATCGGCGGCTCGATGCTCAACCCGGTCGCGCTGTCCATCGTCACCAACATCTTCACCGAACCCCGCGAACGCGCCCGCGCGATCGGCGTCTGGGCCGGGGTCGTCGGGCTGAGCATGGCCGTCGGGCCGGTGCTCGGCGGCGCGCTCGTCGACTGGGCGGGCTGGCGCTCGATCTTCTGGATCAACGTCCCGGTCGGGGTGGCCGCGATCGTGCTCACGGCGGTGTTCGTCCCCGAGTCGCGGTCCCCGTACCCGCGCCGGCTCGACCCGGTGGGGCAGCTGCTGGTCATCGTCCTGCTGGCGTCGGTCACCTACGGGATCATCGAAGGGCGCGGCGCCGGCTGGGGTTCGCCGGAGATCGTCGGCTGTTTCGTGCTCGCCGCGGTGGCGCTGACCGTATTGCTGCCCTACGAACGCCGTCGCCGGGATCCGTTGCTGGACCTGAAGTTCTTCCGCAGCGTGCCGTTCTCCGGCGCGACGCTGACCGCCGTCACGGGGCTCGCGGCGCTGTCGGGGTTCCTGTTCCTCAACTCGCTCTACCTGCAGGACGCCCGCGGGCTGTCCGCGCTGGACGCGGGCCTGCTGACGCTGCCGATGGCGGCGGTGACGGCGGTGTTCGCCCCGCTGTCCGGCCGGCTGGTCGGCGCGCGCGGGCCGCGGCTGCCGCTGCTCGTCGCCGGGGCGGGAATCGCGGCGTCGGGGATCGTGCTCTCCGGGATCAGCCCGACGACCCCGATTCCCGTGCTGATGCTGGGTTACGTGTGCTTCGGCGCCGGGTTCGGCATGCTCAACGCGCCGATCACGAACGCCGCGGTGTCCGGCATGCCGCGGGAGCGCGCCGGGCTCGCCGCGGCCGTCGCCTCGACCAGCCGCCAGATCGGGATCTCCCTCGGCGTGGCCGTGATCGGCGTGGTCGTGGCCTCGAGCGACGGGCTGCCGCCGGGGACGGGCCGCACCGGCTGGGTGATCATCGCCGGCTGCGGAGTGGTGGTGTTCGCGCTGGGGCTGATCACCACCGGCCGGTGGGCGCGGGCGACCGCCGCGCGCGTCAGTGGTCCGGACCACCTCGGCGAGCCCGTGACCTCGGCTTCGGGCAACTAG